The Persephonella sp. genome contains the following window.
AGTAAGCTATACAGTTTTCCTCATCAACCACGGCAACACCCATACGGGCTTTATTAATATCAAGAACTTTCTTTCCATTTTTGACTGAAGAAACACGGTCAGGGTCTAATGCACCTGTTGGACAAGGTGGAACGCAAGGAATATCCTCACACATATAACAAGGAATTTCCCTTGGAACAAAATAAGGAGTTCCCAGTGGAACTTCCTTTGGATAGTTATATTTATTTTCTTCCTTTGGTTTATGATCTCCTGGTGCCGCAAGTCTGAGAGTAGAAGTTTGTTTAGTAGTGTCTGGATTGTTTTCTCTGTTCTTACAGGCTTCTACACATAAACCGCATCTAATACATTTTTTCATAAATTCTTCTTCAGGAAGTGCACCAGGAGGTCTTAGGACTAATTCATCATATTTTGCTTCTGCAACATATCCACCCCAGATAGAACCTCCAAGGGCTGCAAGTCCCAGCCCCTGGAGCATCTGGATAAAGAATTTACGTCTTCCTTTGTCCACCTTTTTTCCTTCAGCCAATTTAACCCACCTTTACGCTTTGTAAATTTTGACTGCACATTTTTTGTAGTCTGTTTGTTTGGAAATTGGATCTGTAGCATCAAGTGTAACTTTGTTGATATAAACCCTTTCATCAAACCATGGGATAAATACAAGTCCTCTTGGAGGTCTGTTTCTTCCTCTTGTTCTTACTCTTGCTTTAACTTTTCCACGTCTGGATTCTACCCACACAAGATCATTATCTTTAACACCAAGTTTTTCTGCATCTTTAGGGTTCATATAACAGTATGCTTCAGGCATAGCTCTGTATAGTTCTGGAACTCTCATTGTCATTGTTCCAGAGTGCCAGTGTTCAAGAACCCTACCTGTTGCCAGCCAGAATGGATATTCATTGTCTGGTGGTTCTGGTGGATCCATATATGGTCTGAAGAAGATTTTGGTTTTGTTTGTAAGGTCTACTTTTTTAGGATCTGTTACATCAAAGAGATTTCCTTTTGGTAATTTTTTGAGTGCGTGGCCATAGAATGCAAACTTACCATCTTTTGGAGCTCTTCCTGCTTCAATTTCTCTTCTTGCATATGGGTCATAGTCTGCATTGAATCTCCAAGGTGTTTCTTTTCCATCAACTACAGGCCATCTAAGACCTCTTACTTTATGGTAAACATCAAATGGTGCAAGGTCATGACCTCTACCGAGTCCAAAGAGTCTGTATTCTTCCCAGAGAGCTTTATCTATGAAGAATCCATATCCTTTCCATGGTTTACCGTCTACACCGATAACATTTCTTTTATCTCCAACTGCACAAGTGTTTGGATGGATTTCTCCTGTATTAGGGTTTTTAGCAACAGGTTGTGGATATCTCAAGTCAACATCAGGAATTGTTCTTTTGAATGCTTTTTCTGAGAAGAGGACATCATAAAGTGTGTCATTTTCTGGGTCATAACCCATTTCTCTCGCTTTGTCTAATACGTTTGGAAGGACTGTTCCATCTGAAAGTTTCCATTCTTTCCATACTTCTTTTAGTTTAAAGAATTTAGAGAATTCAACGATATGCCATGTGTCTGGCATAGCTTCCCCTGGAGGTGTAACCTGTTGTCTCCAGTGTTGTGACCTTCTTTCTGCGTTTCCGTAAGCTCCCCATTTCTCATAAATCATAGCTGCCGGAAGAATAAGGTCTGCAACTTTCGCAGATATACCTGGATAAGAGTCAGAAACAACTATAAAGTTATCCATATTTCTGGCTGCTTTAATCCAGTGGTTAGCGTTAGCTGTATCTTGCCATGGGTTACATACTTGAACCCAAGCAAATTTAATTTTTCCATCTTCAAGGTCTCTCATAATTTTAACGATATGAGAACCTACTTTTGGATTTATTGTTCCGTGTGGAATATGCCATATTTTTTCAGCTGCTTTTCTGTGTTTTGGATTGAATACAACCATATCAGCAGGTAGTCTGTGTGCGAATGTTCCAACTTCTCTTGCTGTTCCACAAGCAGAAGGCTGTCCTGTGATTGAAAATGCACCATTACCAGGTTGAGCCTGTTTTCCAAGTAAGTGGTGAATCATGTAAGCCTGTTCGTTTACCCATGAACCTCTTGTGTGCTGGTTGAATCCCATTGTCCAGAATGTAACAGCTTTTCTGTTTTTATCTATATAAAGTTCTGCCATTTTTTTCAGTTTTTCTTTGAACTGTTCTAATGGCTCATCTGGGTCACCTTTTGCAATTCTCGCTACATAGTCAAGTGTATATGGTGCAAGAGCTTTTTTGAAATCTTCAAATGAAATAATCCAGTGTTTACCGGCCTGTTTGACGTGTTTCATTTTGATTGTATCGCCTTCTTTATATCCATAAATGCTAAGAGCCGGTGCTTCAAGAGCGGATACTTTTTTAACGGCTTGTTTCATAATCGTTTGCATTTCTTTGTCACTGTATCCAAGTTCTCTTGCATGTTTTGGATTTCTCATTCCATATCCGGTATCGATATAACCTGTTGTGAACACACAGTATTTGTTTACAAAGTCCCAGTCTATAGCTTCTGGATGGTTATAAACAATTTCTCTTGCAATGTAGTTCATTATTGCAAGGTCAGTTTGAGGTCTGAAAACAATATCAATATCCGCCAAATCCATTGTTCTGTGTCTGAATGTTGAAAGAACTACAACTTTGACATTATCAGGGTCCGATAATTTTCTGTCTGTAACCCTTGCCCACAGGATTGGGTGCATTTCAGCCATATTTGAGCCCCAAACAAAGAATGTATCTGTGAGCTCAATGTCGTCATAACATCCTGGTGGTTCGTCAATTCCGTAAGTCTGGATAAATCCAACAACAGCAGATGCCATACAGTGTCTTGCGTTAGGGTCTATGTTATTGGAACGGAAGCCAGCTTTCATAAGTTTTGCTGCAGCATAACCTTCCATAATTGTGTATTGTCCTGAACCGAAAATTGCAACTCCTTCAGGCCCTAATTCGTTATAAGCTTTTTTGAACTGCTGAACCATTACTTCGTAAGCTTTTTTCCAGCTTACAGGTCTGAATTTACCTTTCTTGTCAAATTCGCCTTTATCATTCATTCTGAGAAGTGGTTTTGTTAAACGGTCAGCACCATACATAATTTTGGCGGTAAAGTATCCTTTGATACAGTTAAGACCTTTGTTAACCGGAGCTTTTGGGTCACCTTTTACCGCAACAATACGGTCATCTTTAACCGCAATCATAATTCCACAACCGGTTCCGCAAAAACGGCATACCGCCTTATCCCATCTCCAACCTGCTTCAGCCTGTGAAGCCGCAGCCAGAGCATCTTCTGGAACTTCCACACCTACTGCAGCTGCAGCGGCTACAGCAGCAGTGGTTTTCAGGAAGTCCCTACGGGACATTTCAAATCCCGAGGTTTGCTGCTTTTTCTCTTCCTTGACCTCCATCTTCTACTCCTCTCCTGTAAGGTTCTATTTTTTCAGAACCTTACAGGGCTGGGCTATTTCTATTCCGCCATTTAAACAGGATAGACCAACCCAGCAGGCGGTAATTTTGTCTATCCTGTGAAATAAAAAGAGAGATTGGTTTCTATTGATAACTTGGAGAACCAGTCTGTCTGGTGCCTTTGTTTGTGTTATAGTTTTCATCTTAAATCCATTATTTATACTTTGTAACCTTTAAATTAAAAACTTGATTAAGGTAAAGCATTGACATAGATCAATTCAATAGGCCTATTTAATTTTTCAATAATTAACCCATTCCCAAGGCTTTTTTTACTTCGTCATTTGCCATTTCAATTGTCCATTGGGGTTCCCATACAAGCTCAATATCTACGTTTTCCACACCTTCAAGATTTCTAACAGCACTTTCTACCCAACTGAGAATTGTTCCAGATAAAGGACATGAAGGAGATGATAAGGTCATTTTGATTTTTACATTTCCATCTTGAACATCAACATCATAAACAAGTCCCAAATCTACGATATTAAATCCAATTTCCGGGTCTATAACATTTTTTAGTGCTTTATAAACATCTTCTTTTGTAACAGCCATTTTAGTCCTCCACTTTGAAATTTAAGATGTAGTAAATCAGATAGATAAAAATTAGAACGGCAATAAGCATCAATACAGTTCCCAGAATAGAGATAATAGGTATATTTAGAAGTGTTCCTATAAATAAAACAGCAAATCCGAGCGAGTAAATAGTTATCTGTATATCAGGTATTTTCTTAGGTAGCATATCTGCCAGCATTGGAACTTTTTTCTTTCCAACAAGATTGGAAAAACGGTGAAACCAGGTCAGGAAAGGAACAATTTTGAACATACTACCGTATATCAAAACAGGGAAAAATCCAAAGATAAGGGAGATACCAGATGAATATACAGCTTTTTCCCAAAATGGAATTAAAGCCCCAGTAATAACAGTCAGTATCAATACAAAATGGCTGTAAAACATTGTATCCATACCAATATCTTTGGTTCGGCGGGGTCTTTTAGAGTAAATCTCATAAACTTGAAGAAGATAAAAAATCATACCGGCTAAAATAAGATAAATAGTTGCGGTTAAAAAATAACGATTACCTGTCCAAAGAAAAACTACCCCGCCAATAAAAACAGCAATAATCATCAGATAAAATGCAATGTTTACATATCTATCATTAAATTTATGGGCAAGACTAAACATAGGAAGAAGAACCATAGAAACACCCATAACAACCATTGGGATAAATCCAAGCAACGTAAAAATAATATGTGCTACAACCAGCTTGAAAATATCAGATATCCAACCT
Protein-coding sequences here:
- a CDS encoding metal-sulfur cluster assembly factor, whose protein sequence is MAVTKEDVYKALKNVIDPEIGFNIVDLGLVYDVDVQDGNVKIKMTLSSPSCPLSGTILSWVESAVRNLEGVENVDIELVWEPQWTIEMANDEVKKALGMG
- the napG gene encoding ferredoxin-type protein NapG, yielding MAEGKKVDKGRRKFFIQMLQGLGLAALGGSIWGGYVAEAKYDELVLRPPGALPEEEFMKKCIRCGLCVEACKNRENNPDTTKQTSTLRLAAPGDHKPKEENKYNYPKEVPLGTPYFVPREIPCYMCEDIPCVPPCPTGALDPDRVSSVKNGKKVLDINKARMGVAVVDEENCIAYWGLQCDACYRACPLLDEAIKLELRRNPRTGRHAFLLPVVYPDACTGCGMCEHACVTEKPAIYVLPRDIALGRVGKHYVKGWEKKDELRLKGSKGIQKTITPRSKKKPEEYLNSGDLFNE
- the napA gene encoding nitrate reductase catalytic subunit NapA, coding for MEVKEEKKQQTSGFEMSRRDFLKTTAAVAAAAAVGVEVPEDALAAASQAEAGWRWDKAVCRFCGTGCGIMIAVKDDRIVAVKGDPKAPVNKGLNCIKGYFTAKIMYGADRLTKPLLRMNDKGEFDKKGKFRPVSWKKAYEVMVQQFKKAYNELGPEGVAIFGSGQYTIMEGYAAAKLMKAGFRSNNIDPNARHCMASAVVGFIQTYGIDEPPGCYDDIELTDTFFVWGSNMAEMHPILWARVTDRKLSDPDNVKVVVLSTFRHRTMDLADIDIVFRPQTDLAIMNYIAREIVYNHPEAIDWDFVNKYCVFTTGYIDTGYGMRNPKHARELGYSDKEMQTIMKQAVKKVSALEAPALSIYGYKEGDTIKMKHVKQAGKHWIISFEDFKKALAPYTLDYVARIAKGDPDEPLEQFKEKLKKMAELYIDKNRKAVTFWTMGFNQHTRGSWVNEQAYMIHHLLGKQAQPGNGAFSITGQPSACGTAREVGTFAHRLPADMVVFNPKHRKAAEKIWHIPHGTINPKVGSHIVKIMRDLEDGKIKFAWVQVCNPWQDTANANHWIKAARNMDNFIVVSDSYPGISAKVADLILPAAMIYEKWGAYGNAERRSQHWRQQVTPPGEAMPDTWHIVEFSKFFKLKEVWKEWKLSDGTVLPNVLDKAREMGYDPENDTLYDVLFSEKAFKRTIPDVDLRYPQPVAKNPNTGEIHPNTCAVGDKRNVIGVDGKPWKGYGFFIDKALWEEYRLFGLGRGHDLAPFDVYHKVRGLRWPVVDGKETPWRFNADYDPYARREIEAGRAPKDGKFAFYGHALKKLPKGNLFDVTDPKKVDLTNKTKIFFRPYMDPPEPPDNEYPFWLATGRVLEHWHSGTMTMRVPELYRAMPEAYCYMNPKDAEKLGVKDNDLVWVESRRGKVKARVRTRGRNRPPRGLVFIPWFDERVYINKVTLDATDPISKQTDYKKCAVKIYKA